The following nucleotide sequence is from Endozoicomonas sp. GU-1.
CAAAAATCTGATCCGCTTCATCGGGATCAATAGTGTCCGGACGATAACCGGCCAGGCCGAGCAGAGTGGCCTTATCGGTGCCATGGCCAACACCCGTCAGCGCCAGAGAGCCATAAAGACCAACTCGAATGGATGAGATACTGGACAGGATGCCTTTTTCTTCCAGCTCCTTCAGAAAGCGGTGTCCTGCCCACATTGGGCCTACCGTGTGCGAGCTGGATGGGCCAATGCCCGTTTTGAAAATATCAAAAATGCTGAGCATAGTGTTTACTGGCTCGGAAAAAGGTTAAAAAGAAAACGACGGATTTCTGATGGTTGTCAGGGTGTTGCTGCTGTGCAGCCCGTGGCTTTTTGAGGCACTTTTACCTGAAAAGTTCTTGTCCTGTCCTTGTCCTGTCCTATTGTGCCGTCATTTGTTCGGGACTGATATTGCGGCAGTGCTACCCGCTCCCCCGGTTTTCCGCATGATAATTGCGACTGTTCCGCAGCAATTTCAATTAAGCGACAGAATCTGGCAGATCAACAGAAGTGGAACTACCCTGTCTTCTAATTTATTGAAAATGACCAGCATGTTTCTGCCATGAAAGGGTTGTTATCTGTCGAGCAGTTTGATGCCTTTCTGGTGCCTCTGTCGGAGGAGTCACCGGGGGGGGAATACCTGAAAAGCAATCGTGAACTGTATCGTCCCCTTCGCAATGCCTACAACATTGCCCAGACCAGTCTGCAGAAACTCTCTCTGAATCCGGATCCCACAGAGCTGGATATTCTGGAAATCGAGAACCGGGAGAACTGGTTGCAATTGCGCACCCTGTTGCTGGACGTTCTGGAGAAATCTTCCCGGGACCTGGAGTGCCTGGCATGGCTGGCCATGGCTCAGCTGTTTACCAGCCGTCCCTTTGCGCAACTGGCCCTGGTGATTCAGCTGATTGACCTCTGTATCAATCAATTTGGCGAGCAGATACAGCCTTTTCTGCCGGTGGAAAAGCTTCGCTCAGCAGACCCGGATAACGCCGGTATGGAGCGGGCTGAGGTTCAGGGGCGGGCCCTGAAGCTGCTGTTCGGTGAATCAGAGGACAGTTGCCAGATTGCCGTGCCCCTGCGCATGTTGCCCCTGGTCAGCGATATTGACTACGTTTGCTACCAGCGTGAAGAGGCCAGCCGCAATGAGCTGAAGCAGAAGGTTAAGATAGCGTTTTCATCTTCCCAGCAAAACGACACAGACGACATTAACGTTGTTGTTACGCAAATAAACGACATTCAGGATGTTCTTGATGGACTTGATGCCCTGGATAAGACACTGCTAGAGCATTTC
It contains:
- a CDS encoding type VI secretion system protein TssA; amino-acid sequence: MKGLLSVEQFDAFLVPLSEESPGGEYLKSNRELYRPLRNAYNIAQTSLQKLSLNPDPTELDILEIENRENWLQLRTLLLDVLEKSSRDLECLAWLAMAQLFTSRPFAQLALVIQLIDLCINQFGEQIQPFLPVEKLRSADPDNAGMERAEVQGRALKLLFGESEDSCQIAVPLRMLPLVSDIDYVCYQREEASRNELKQKVKIAFSSSQQNDTDDINVVVTQINDIQDVLDGLDALDKTLLEHFKKINMPAPGSRFLRQALEANLQAIADLTEGLITPWPPDVRKAARDNHGIADFPRDIAEPDASVQATVVQNETDNAGEQQAAGTDPSFNRNQAFQQLRLLSDYFQRTEPQSPVSYLLEKAIRWGYTPLPELMNELLQDNNNLMGRIMELTGMNTSHQVPIPGPGVAGLSHIPAILTESLAPEQAAAEPEPPTSPPDYADNVSRQQEVITEPVPSVSDPPGGLNISNLDDLV